The proteins below are encoded in one region of Lactuca sativa cultivar Salinas chromosome 3, Lsat_Salinas_v11, whole genome shotgun sequence:
- the LOC111901403 gene encoding DUF724 domain-containing protein 7 isoform X2: MMKRTKVTNGGIGSNDNKHLKSCSNKLNTGITFDDQILLDVGPSKEVNNLIVGETELLSRGKRMLIKREKNIGFSKSPIPLMITSARKKGRSSDDFRVVKSFLPEGGEGDSMKIKTPKSVEKVVHVSKEVHPPPITCVMGLQCNVVTNMLQTKNVNVKSPTMIPPNEGKEADGGSGTLKRKRGRPFKSKLKKPKTPLAVTMIHENEDASPLTKTPVEKVPNTTIKKYQSVKGKRGKRRKIKSINMVSPHSLEDSSPKLKQKPRERLGLGLGLELTTLDEDQPLSTWFEGKQRNGGEKLPFEKRSTTLWETLEAMDIFQKLPQNPHFRPLEKEKECTREGHAISKMVSYVRIMESISQQLTLEDRRSVFEESIEALLDLESHGFDVKVAKERVSGLLKIKEKQELLEQESKKVKKQMEVERVEGVRIDKEIELVDQQVVVLLERRAQVLKRKEKKDAEVEGLEAQMEEIHRGISEARCKFDGLAASSLCG, encoded by the exons ATGATGAAGAGAACAAAGGTGACAAATGGTGGAATTGGAAGCAATGATAATAAACATCTCAAGTCTTGTAGTAATAAATTAAATACTGGAATCACTTTTGATGATCAAATCCTATTAGATGTGGGGCCCAGTAAAGAAGTGAACAACCTAATTGTTGGTGAAACTGAGCTTCTTTCTCGTGGAAAGAGAATG CTTATTAAACGAGAAAAAAATATTGGATTCAGTAAGAGTCCAATTCCATTGATGATTACTTCTGCAAGAAAGAAGGGGAGATCATCGGATGATTTTAGAGTTGTGAAATCTTTTTTACCCGAAG GAGGTGAAGGTGATTCGATGAAAATAAAAACCCCGAAAAGTGTTGAGAAAGTGGTGCATGTTAGCAAAGAGGTGCATCCTCCACCTATTACCTGTGTTATGGGTTTGCAATGTAATGTGGTGACTAATATGTTACAGACTAAGAATGTGAATGTCAAGTCGCCTACCATGATTCCTCCAAAT GAGGGGAAGGAAGCGGATGGAGGTAGTGGGACTCTAAAGAGGAAGAGGGGAAGACCATTCAAATCAAAACTCAAAAAACCCAAAACACCCTTGGCAG TAACAATGATCCATGAGAATGAAGATGCATCGCCATTGACAAAGACTCCAGTAGAGAAAGTACCAAACACAACAATAAAGAAGTATCAATCCGTAAAAGGAAAACGAGGCAAACGCCGTAAAATAAAAAGCATTAACATGGTATCTCCACATTCACTTGAAGATTCATCaccaaaattaaaacaaaaaccaAGAGAaaggttagggttagggttagggttagaacTGACAACCTTGGATGAGGATCAACCTCTATCAACGTGGTTCGAAGGAAAACAAAGAAATGGTGGTGAGAAATTACCATTCGAGAAACGAAGCACCACACTATGGGAAACATTAGAAGCAATGGACATATTCCAGAAGCTTCCACAAAACCCACATTTTCGTCCACTCGAGAAAGAAAAGGAATGCACGCGTGAAGGACACGCGATCAGCAAAATGGTAAGTTACGTGCGTATAATGGAGTCAATCTCACAACAACTGACACTGGAGGACCGAAGAAGCGTGTTTGAGGAAAGCATTGAGGCATTGTTGGATTTGGAGTCGCATGGGTTTGATGTGAAGGTGGCGAAGGAGCGGGTGAGTGGGTTGCTTAAGATTAAAGAGAAACAGGAGTTGCTTGAACAAGAGTCTAAGAAAGTGAAAAAGCAAATGGAGGTGGAGAGAGTTGAAGGGGTGAGGATTGATAAGGAGATTGAGTTGGTGGATCAACAGGTGGTGGTGTTGTTGGAGAGACGAGCACAGGTGTTGAAGAGGAAGGAGAAGAAGGATGCGGAAGTTGAGGGTTTGGAGGCTCAGATGGAAGAAATTCATCGCGGGATATCGGAGGCTAGATGTAAGTTTGATGGTTTGGCTGCATCATCTTTGTGTGGATGA
- the LOC111901403 gene encoding DUF724 domain-containing protein 2 isoform X1, with protein MTPPAAVDELLSSPPLCSARLVTVDDGHIRPSTPPIRDTNFVLLEKVDAFYDFEWWTGVITKKLADNRYIVFFKHNNKEREFSHLELKLHVESNSVKQHITEDKASMMKRTKVTNGGIGSNDNKHLKSCSNKLNTGITFDDQILLDVGPSKEVNNLIVGETELLSRGKRMLIKREKNIGFSKSPIPLMITSARKKGRSSDDFRVVKSFLPEGGEGDSMKIKTPKSVEKVVHVSKEVHPPPITCVMGLQCNVVTNMLQTKNVNVKSPTMIPPNEGKEADGGSGTLKRKRGRPFKSKLKKPKTPLAVTMIHENEDASPLTKTPVEKVPNTTIKKYQSVKGKRGKRRKIKSINMVSPHSLEDSSPKLKQKPRERLGLGLGLELTTLDEDQPLSTWFEGKQRNGGEKLPFEKRSTTLWETLEAMDIFQKLPQNPHFRPLEKEKECTREGHAISKMVSYVRIMESISQQLTLEDRRSVFEESIEALLDLESHGFDVKVAKERVSGLLKIKEKQELLEQESKKVKKQMEVERVEGVRIDKEIELVDQQVVVLLERRAQVLKRKEKKDAEVEGLEAQMEEIHRGISEARCKFDGLAASSLCG; from the exons CAAGATTAGTCACAGTAGATGATGGTCACATTCGCCCCTCAACCCCTCCAATTAGGGATACAAATTTTGTTTTGTTAGAGAAAGTGGATGCTTTTTATGATTTTGAGTGGTGGACTGGAGTAATCACCAAAAAACTTGCTGATAATAGATATATTGTGTtttttaaacacaataataaagaGAGAGAATTTAGTCACCTTGAATTAAAGCTGCATGTTGAATCTAACTCTGTGAAGCAGCATATAACTGAAGATAAAGCATCAATGATGAAGAGAACAAAGGTGACAAATGGTGGAATTGGAAGCAATGATAATAAACATCTCAAGTCTTGTAGTAATAAATTAAATACTGGAATCACTTTTGATGATCAAATCCTATTAGATGTGGGGCCCAGTAAAGAAGTGAACAACCTAATTGTTGGTGAAACTGAGCTTCTTTCTCGTGGAAAGAGAATG CTTATTAAACGAGAAAAAAATATTGGATTCAGTAAGAGTCCAATTCCATTGATGATTACTTCTGCAAGAAAGAAGGGGAGATCATCGGATGATTTTAGAGTTGTGAAATCTTTTTTACCCGAAG GAGGTGAAGGTGATTCGATGAAAATAAAAACCCCGAAAAGTGTTGAGAAAGTGGTGCATGTTAGCAAAGAGGTGCATCCTCCACCTATTACCTGTGTTATGGGTTTGCAATGTAATGTGGTGACTAATATGTTACAGACTAAGAATGTGAATGTCAAGTCGCCTACCATGATTCCTCCAAAT GAGGGGAAGGAAGCGGATGGAGGTAGTGGGACTCTAAAGAGGAAGAGGGGAAGACCATTCAAATCAAAACTCAAAAAACCCAAAACACCCTTGGCAG TAACAATGATCCATGAGAATGAAGATGCATCGCCATTGACAAAGACTCCAGTAGAGAAAGTACCAAACACAACAATAAAGAAGTATCAATCCGTAAAAGGAAAACGAGGCAAACGCCGTAAAATAAAAAGCATTAACATGGTATCTCCACATTCACTTGAAGATTCATCaccaaaattaaaacaaaaaccaAGAGAaaggttagggttagggttagggttagaacTGACAACCTTGGATGAGGATCAACCTCTATCAACGTGGTTCGAAGGAAAACAAAGAAATGGTGGTGAGAAATTACCATTCGAGAAACGAAGCACCACACTATGGGAAACATTAGAAGCAATGGACATATTCCAGAAGCTTCCACAAAACCCACATTTTCGTCCACTCGAGAAAGAAAAGGAATGCACGCGTGAAGGACACGCGATCAGCAAAATGGTAAGTTACGTGCGTATAATGGAGTCAATCTCACAACAACTGACACTGGAGGACCGAAGAAGCGTGTTTGAGGAAAGCATTGAGGCATTGTTGGATTTGGAGTCGCATGGGTTTGATGTGAAGGTGGCGAAGGAGCGGGTGAGTGGGTTGCTTAAGATTAAAGAGAAACAGGAGTTGCTTGAACAAGAGTCTAAGAAAGTGAAAAAGCAAATGGAGGTGGAGAGAGTTGAAGGGGTGAGGATTGATAAGGAGATTGAGTTGGTGGATCAACAGGTGGTGGTGTTGTTGGAGAGACGAGCACAGGTGTTGAAGAGGAAGGAGAAGAAGGATGCGGAAGTTGAGGGTTTGGAGGCTCAGATGGAAGAAATTCATCGCGGGATATCGGAGGCTAGATGTAAGTTTGATGGTTTGGCTGCATCATCTTTGTGTGGATGA